The following proteins are co-located in the Lachnospiraceae bacterium genome:
- a CDS encoding phosphotransferase, whose amino-acid sequence MDINRAKAYLEKNEKKVFAGGKSGAKVYDIEGKYVLKQIYRAELGNDELYEAYRKEAWWYANGGSGLGCLPEVLDLRSTEEEISILMKRYRMLSRREIKTELLEKIMRSLASVHVSEIPLFLRQKQHAAQPLSEEQIRTCVEGWHAVLDEHPGVFDGALLECIAERINPIISWHSSEETVLSHGDFHWDNLLMDNEGRILICDWQGVEAGTASGDLSFFFGRLRGDGIQLKEQEVVESYGREIRRLSGKRVTWEEMDGHIRAANVITSFTCWHAYLHGSGEERVREIYEKMVTDSHSI is encoded by the coding sequence ATGGATATAAACCGTGCGAAAGCTTATTTGGAAAAAAATGAGAAAAAGGTATTTGCAGGAGGAAAAAGCGGGGCTAAGGTATACGATATTGAAGGAAAGTATGTTCTAAAACAAATATACAGGGCGGAGCTTGGAAATGATGAGCTGTATGAGGCCTATCGAAAGGAAGCCTGGTGGTATGCCAATGGCGGCTCAGGGCTTGGCTGTCTGCCAGAGGTGCTTGACCTGAGAAGCACGGAAGAGGAGATTTCGATTTTGATGAAACGGTATCGGATGCTTTCGCGGCGGGAAATAAAGACAGAGCTGCTAGAAAAAATCATGAGAAGTCTTGCATCTGTACATGTCTCGGAAATTCCGCTATTTTTAAGGCAGAAGCAGCATGCGGCGCAGCCCCTTTCGGAGGAACAGATTCGCACCTGCGTAGAAGGCTGGCATGCAGTACTGGATGAGCATCCAGGCGTTTTTGACGGTGCGCTGCTGGAGTGTATTGCAGAAAGGATTAACCCAATTATCTCCTGGCACAGTTCTGAGGAGACAGTGCTGAGTCATGGCGACTTTCATTGGGATAATCTGCTGATGGACAATGAGGGCAGAATTCTCATCTGTGACTGGCAGGGAGTGGAAGCCGGAACGGCATCGGGTGATCTGAGCTTTTTCTTCGGGAGGCTGCGAGGGGACGGGATACAGCTGAAAGAGCAGGAGGTCGTTGAATCCTACGGGCGGGAGATAAGGCGTCTTTCTGGGAAAAGGGTTACATGGGAGGAGATGGATGGACATATCCGAGCAGCCAATGTGATTACTTCTTTTACCTGCTGGCATGCATATCTGCATGGGAGCGGCGAGGAAAGAGTTAGGGAGATTTATGAAAAAATGGTGACGGACAGTCATAGCATCTGA
- a CDS encoding MerR family transcriptional regulator translates to MNKQEYGFARKEEANWVPGEEELRIGAVSQLTGVKAGTIRFYEKCGFLEPVKRLPNGYRIFCRRHIFQIRVCRLVFGGFVNRRLRRISREVLQASRDWNQEAYRQAADKYLQAVKEDIGRTKRAVDIVMDRLQETRDDGLFYTKKQAAALAGATSETIRNWERNGLLRQRAQYEKRLYSQQELSRMYVIRLLLDNGYSMMAVRRFLEEYDGGSRELAIQQLMEPGENEDLIYRADRYMETLLAAKEKAGRLCALADEMEEI, encoded by the coding sequence ATGAATAAACAAGAATACGGTTTTGCACGGAAGGAAGAAGCTAACTGGGTTCCTGGGGAGGAAGAATTGAGGATTGGAGCTGTGTCGCAGCTTACCGGCGTGAAAGCGGGAACGATCCGCTTTTATGAAAAATGTGGTTTCCTGGAACCTGTGAAACGTCTGCCTAACGGGTACAGGATATTTTGCAGAAGGCATATTTTTCAGATTCGAGTCTGCAGACTTGTGTTTGGCGGTTTTGTAAACAGGCGGCTTAGAAGGATAAGCAGGGAAGTTTTGCAGGCGTCGAGAGATTGGAATCAGGAGGCTTACCGTCAGGCGGCGGATAAGTATTTGCAGGCAGTGAAGGAGGACATCGGGAGAACGAAACGGGCCGTTGATATTGTGATGGACAGGCTGCAGGAAACCAGAGATGACGGTTTATTCTATACGAAAAAGCAGGCCGCCGCATTGGCAGGAGCGACATCCGAGACCATTCGGAACTGGGAACGCAATGGCCTGCTTAGACAGAGAGCCCAGTATGAGAAAAGGCTCTATTCACAGCAGGAGCTGAGCCGGATGTATGTGATAAGGTTGCTGCTGGACAATGGATACAGTATGATGGCAGTGAGGCGTTTTTTGGAAGAATATGACGGAGGAAGCAGAGAACTGGCTATACAGCAGCTCATGGAGCCGGGAGAAAATGAAGATCTGATTTATCGGGCGGATCGATATATGGAAACATTGCTGGCGGCAAAAGAAAAGGCCGGACGGCTTTGCGCTCTGGCAGATGAGATGGAGGAAATTTAA
- a CDS encoding sulfatase, translating into MRVLYVDIDTLRPDHMGCYGYSRNTTPNFDEVAKEGVRFDEYYCSDAPCLPSRAALISGMFGIHNGAVGHGGTAGDKRYVGAPRDFRDRNDSNNFNNIFRKAGMHTVSISSFPERHSSWWYNAGFNEMYNVGKGGMESGEEVLPIALDWLERNQDRDSWYMHVHLWDPHTPYRAPAELGNPFKDEPQLPWLTDEVLEEHKQMTGPHGAQEIGMYTDAPNPRYPRHPGRVDTPEQLKDFIDQYDCGVYWADHLIGQIFDKLKQQGIYEDTAIIISSDHGENLGELGLYAEHATADYPTCHIPMIIKWPGCQKGIVDEAFHYQIDLVPTVADLLEVPHYEKWDGSSYAPTLQTGETCGQDHLIISQCAHVCQRSARFDDWVYVRTIHDGYHLFDREMLFNVKDDPHEQHDVKAEHPDVCARGAKMILDWQEAQMLSSDSEVDPLWTVMREGGPLHARGHLKEYLERLEATGRAEGARILRERHPNEI; encoded by the coding sequence ATGAGAGTATTATATGTAGACATCGATACCCTGCGCCCGGATCATATGGGCTGCTATGGGTACAGCCGCAACACAACCCCCAATTTTGACGAGGTGGCCAAAGAAGGTGTGCGCTTTGACGAATATTACTGTAGCGACGCCCCCTGTCTGCCCAGCCGCGCCGCCCTTATCAGCGGTATGTTCGGCATCCATAACGGCGCGGTAGGTCATGGCGGCACAGCCGGTGACAAGCGTTATGTGGGAGCACCGCGCGATTTTCGCGACCGCAACGACAGCAATAACTTTAACAATATTTTCCGAAAGGCCGGCATGCACACCGTGTCCATCAGCTCTTTCCCGGAGCGTCATTCCTCATGGTGGTATAATGCAGGCTTTAACGAGATGTATAATGTAGGAAAAGGCGGTATGGAATCCGGCGAAGAAGTGCTGCCGATCGCACTGGACTGGCTGGAGCGCAATCAGGACCGCGATAGCTGGTACATGCATGTGCACCTGTGGGATCCGCATACGCCGTACCGTGCGCCTGCCGAGCTCGGCAATCCCTTTAAGGACGAGCCGCAGCTGCCATGGCTCACAGACGAGGTGCTGGAGGAGCACAAACAGATGACCGGACCGCATGGCGCGCAGGAAATCGGCATGTATACCGATGCACCCAATCCGCGCTATCCGCGCCATCCCGGCCGCGTAGACACGCCCGAGCAGCTCAAGGACTTTATCGATCAGTACGACTGCGGCGTGTACTGGGCTGATCATTTGATTGGACAAATCTTTGACAAGCTGAAGCAGCAGGGCATTTATGAAGACACAGCCATCATCATTTCCTCCGATCACGGCGAAAATCTGGGCGAGCTGGGGCTGTACGCCGAGCATGCCACCGCAGATTACCCCACCTGTCACATCCCCATGATCATCAAGTGGCCCGGCTGTCAGAAGGGCATTGTCGATGAGGCCTTCCACTATCAGATCGATCTGGTGCCCACCGTGGCGGATTTGCTGGAGGTGCCGCATTATGAAAAATGGGATGGCAGCTCCTATGCGCCCACGCTGCAGACCGGCGAGACCTGCGGACAGGATCATCTGATCATTTCCCAGTGCGCCCATGTGTGCCAGCGCAGCGCCCGCTTCGACGATTGGGTATATGTGCGCACGATTCACGACGGCTATCACCTGTTTGACCGAGAGATGTTATTTAATGTAAAAGATGATCCGCATGAGCAGCACGATGTCAAGGCTGAGCATCCAGACGTTTGCGCGCGCGGCGCGAAAATGATTCTGGACTGGCAGGAAGCACAGATGCTGAGCTCGGACAGCGAGGTGGATCCGCTCTGGACGGTGATGCGCGAGGGAGGGCCGCTGCATGCGCGCGGCCATCTGAAGGAATATTTAGAGCGTTTGGAGGCGACGGGACGTGCGGAAGGAGCCCGGATTCTGCGTGAACGGCATCCGAATGAAATATAA
- a CDS encoding NUDIX domain-containing protein has translation MIMEAVMRLLFEMDKKDYDQCTHSFVRNSARSIMIKGKRIAMIHSIKYDYYKFPGGGIEEGETPVDAMIRETREESGLVVLPDTVKEYGYVHRIQRSDQDETECFIQDNYYYLCESADEAVSQELDGYEAEEAYTLEYVEPDTAIRKNRHVTQSPYNPMMFEREARVLELLIAEGLFNQ, from the coding sequence GGACAAAAAGGACTACGATCAATGCACCCATTCGTTTGTCCGCAACTCTGCCAGAAGTATCATGATCAAAGGGAAAAGAATCGCCATGATTCATAGCATTAAGTACGACTATTACAAATTTCCGGGTGGCGGAATCGAGGAAGGCGAAACCCCTGTGGATGCGATGATCCGGGAAACTCGGGAGGAATCGGGTTTAGTTGTCCTGCCGGATACCGTCAAAGAATACGGATATGTGCATCGAATTCAAAGAAGCGACCAGGACGAAACGGAGTGTTTTATTCAGGATAACTATTACTATCTTTGTGAAAGTGCAGATGAGGCCGTTTCCCAAGAACTTGACGGCTATGAAGCGGAGGAAGCCTATACGCTAGAGTATGTTGAGCCGGATACTGCGATCAGGAAAAATCGTCATGTGACACAGAGTCCGTATAATCCGATGATGTTTGAACGCGAGGCCCGTGTTCTTGAATTGCTAATCGCAGAAGGGCTATTCAATCAATAA